Part of the Gammaproteobacteria bacterium genome, GAAGCGGGACGTGAAGGGTCTTTACGCCAAGGCCCGGGCCGGCATCATCAAGGGCTTTACCGGCATCGACGATCCCTATGAAGCCCCCACCGATGCCGAAATCGTGCTGGATACGGTCAACAACGATGTCGAAGCCTGCGCTGACCAGGTGCTGCACTACCTGATCAAAGCCGGTTACCTGAAGGACGGGGAGGCCTGATCGATTAGTAACAAGATAGGTATAGGGGGAGGTGGTCGCTCGTGACCACCTCCCCTGAATCGTAGAAGTGTGCATGAGCTGGGCATGTTAGAGAGAGGTGAACATAGCGACGAGCAGGTGCGAGTGGAGGGAAAGGTACCTAGAGAAGGAAGAACTAATTTGGAGAAGCAAGAGGAAAGCGATTCAGAGAAGTTGGATGCGGATGTAAGACGGTTGGGTAAGGGCGCGATCGTTGCGATGGGGGGGCGTGTTGGTGGTCGTGTTATGCTTTTGGTCAGTCAAGTAATTCTTGCTCGGGTGCTAGGTCCAGCGGGGTTTGGTCTTTACGCGCTTGGCTGGACGGTTATGCAGATAGTGAGTCTAATAGCGCCCTTGGGGACACACGACGGGGTAATTCGATTCGGGTCTCCAGCATGGAAAAAAACAACGGTGTGTTCCGTGCGGTTCTTATGCGCGGAATACAGTTCTCTTCGATGATTGGGCTTAGCCTGGGATTGTGCCTGTTTTTGGGTGCAGAATGGCTGGCAGCCGATGTATTTGGAAAGCCTGAGTTGGAAGAAGTATTTCGATGGTTTTCATTGGGGGTTGCGCTTGTAGTGCCATTACGAGTTGTAGCTGCTGAAACGAGGATTACCCAGCGAATGCAATATAGTGTGCTGGCCGAAGATGTTGCTCTACCCTTGGTCCAATTACTTACGCTCACTATACTGGTTGTTCTATTAGGATGGGGGGTTCAAGGGGCAGTTATTTCGGCAGTATCGGGCGTAGCCGTTTCACTATTACTGGGTACTTTTTTCCTTTGGCAGTTATATGGCGACATTATCAGGAAATACACTTCAGCAGCGTTTCGTTTAAAGGATTTACTTTTGTTTTCCATCCCGGCGTCCATGGCAAGTATTTTTACAATGCTAACCATGAGGGCGGATCGTCTGTTAGTAGGATATTTCTTGCCAGCAGACGAAATTGGTATCTATCAAGCTGCCACGCAAGCCGCAATGTTATCTGCTATGATTGTGGGGTCGTTCAGCGCCATATTCACTCCAATGATTGCGCGACTTTATCATCAGGGAGATCTTGATCGGCTGAATGCATTATTTAAAGTGAGCACCAGATGGGGATTTTATGTAGCATTGCCTTTTTTTTTGATTTTAGTTGTGGGATCAAGGGAAGTTGTTGTTTTTGTATTTGGTGAAGATTATGTATCTGGAGCCACTCCTATGTTAATCATGGCTGCAGCACAACTGGTCAATGCAGCAACGGGAGCAGTCGGACCTATTTTAATAATGAGCGGTCACCACAAGAATTGGTTTATTCTGTCGAGTATGGCGTTTGTGATCAATATGGTTTCATGTGTAATATTGATACCCGCCTATGGTATAACAGGGGCGGCGATTTCAATAGCTATTTCAGTTGCTTTGTTGTATGGAAATGGTGTTATCCAGGTGCGTAGGCTAACAGGTTTATGGCCATATGATAAAAATTATTTAATTGGACTAGGTGCTGGTGCCATAATGTTGCTTGTGATTTATGTTGCAAAGTTAGTATTGCCAATAAGAGAATCATTTGCGACTTTCTTAGCGTGGGCAG contains:
- a CDS encoding adenylyl-sulfate kinase, with the protein product KRDVKGLYAKARAGIIKGFTGIDDPYEAPTDAEIVLDTVNNDVEACADQVLHYLIKAGYLKDGEA
- a CDS encoding polysaccharide biosynthesis protein, whose translation is MEKNNGVFRAVLMRGIQFSSMIGLSLGLCLFLGAEWLAADVFGKPELEEVFRWFSLGVALVVPLRVVAAETRITQRMQYSVLAEDVALPLVQLLTLTILVVLLGWGVQGAVISAVSGVAVSLLLGTFFLWQLYGDIIRKYTSAAFRLKDLLLFSIPASMASIFTMLTMRADRLLVGYFLPADEIGIYQAATQAAMLSAMIVGSFSAIFTPMIARLYHQGDLDRLNALFKVSTRWGFYVALPFFLILVVGSREVVVFVFGEDYVSGATPMLIMAAAQLVNAATGAVGPILIMSGHHKNWFILSSMAFVINMVSCVILIPAYGITGAAISIAISVALLYGNGVIQVRRLTGLWPYDKNYLIGLGAGAIMLLVIYVAKLVLPIRESFATFLAWAVLGLLVFAFVIFKVEKNHKSKI